From a single Vibrio toranzoniae genomic region:
- a CDS encoding O-succinylhomoserine (thiol)-lyase encodes MSSRKPATIAVRTGIESDTQHHAVVPPIYLSTNYGFPAFGEVPKYDYTRSGNPNRGLLETALFELESGKGAVVTNCGTSALNLWVSAFLGGDDLIIAPHDCYGGTYRLFNTRSLKGDFKVLFVDQSDQSALDAAIALKPKLILIETPSNPLVRVVDIAETCRKAKEVGAMVAVDNTFLTPVFQKPLELGADFVIHSTTKYINGHSDVIGGVIVTKTEEHAEELAWWGNCIGATGTPFDSYMTLRGIRTLGARMRVHEESSREILASLQQQDLVGTIYHPSLSKHPGHDIAKKQQSGFGSMLSFEFSGSFEALKYFVDKLELFSLAESLGGVESLICHPASMTHRAMGEEALAEAGVSQQLLRLSVGLEDAEDLIDDLKQAFEKTQHFIVEGEG; translated from the coding sequence ATGAGCAGCCGGAAGCCAGCAACAATTGCAGTACGTACTGGTATCGAGTCAGACACGCAACACCATGCCGTTGTCCCACCTATTTACCTTTCGACTAATTATGGGTTTCCCGCTTTTGGTGAAGTGCCAAAGTACGATTACACTCGTTCAGGTAACCCCAATCGAGGTTTATTAGAGACGGCACTGTTTGAGCTTGAATCGGGCAAAGGCGCGGTTGTCACCAACTGTGGTACCTCGGCGCTAAACTTATGGGTTTCTGCTTTCTTAGGCGGCGATGATCTTATTATCGCACCACACGACTGCTACGGCGGTACTTATCGTCTATTCAATACACGCTCGCTAAAAGGTGACTTCAAAGTTCTGTTTGTTGATCAATCGGATCAATCGGCACTGGACGCGGCGATCGCGCTTAAGCCAAAGTTGATCTTAATCGAAACACCATCGAATCCATTGGTTCGCGTGGTTGATATTGCAGAAACTTGTCGTAAAGCGAAAGAAGTGGGCGCTATGGTTGCTGTCGACAACACGTTTTTGACGCCTGTATTCCAAAAGCCTTTAGAGCTGGGAGCTGACTTTGTTATTCACTCTACCACTAAGTACATCAACGGACACTCGGACGTTATTGGTGGCGTTATAGTTACAAAAACAGAAGAGCACGCTGAAGAACTAGCATGGTGGGGAAACTGTATTGGTGCGACCGGCACACCATTTGATAGCTACATGACTCTACGTGGCATTCGTACGCTAGGTGCGCGTATGCGAGTTCACGAAGAGAGTTCACGTGAAATCCTGGCTTCTCTGCAACAACAAGATCTGGTGGGCACTATTTACCACCCAAGCCTTTCTAAGCATCCGGGGCATGATATCGCGAAGAAGCAGCAATCGGGCTTTGGCTCAATGCTGAGCTTTGAGTTTTCGGGCTCTTTTGAAGCACTTAAATATTTTGTCGATAAGTTAGAGTTATTTTCTTTGGCGGAATCACTAGGCGGTGTGGAAAGCTTGATTTGTCACCCTGCGTCGATGACTCACCGTGCCATGGGTGAAGAAGCATTAGCAGAAGCGGGGGTTTCGCAACAGTTACTGCGTCTTTCTGTTGGCCTTGAAGATGCAGAAGATTTGATTGATGACCTCAAGCAAGCGTT